In Littorina saxatilis isolate snail1 linkage group LG8, US_GU_Lsax_2.0, whole genome shotgun sequence, a single genomic region encodes these proteins:
- the LOC138974087 gene encoding putative nuclease HARBI1, protein MEGDQFFFFLLMQHNNLHLRQLALVQELMRRRRRRPPAFWVRPWLTAQRRLMYGHFHCLMRELRIEDTASFFNFMRMEPQMFDELVDRLSPRITLQDTNCRKALEPGLKVAVTLRHLASGDRYPSLSYAFRVSRHTIAKFLPLVCQAIVDEYKDEVIACPTTAEEWQAIADEFERKWNVPHAVGALDGKHVAIRKPPQSGSLYYNYKGFFSLVMLALVDADYNFIWVDVGAMGHMSDAQIYNASEVKECFEDGTINLPPPQPMTNDDRPIPYFMLADDAFALRTYLMKPYSKRGMTDAELITNYRISRGRRVVENAFGILASRWQVLHTTLQQHPKVATSVVEAAVCLHNLMRMRYPRLQNAELDIEDAAHNIVPGDWRRRAPMHGLYRVRGANQASTEAKRQREYLRLYFNSPAGAVPWQQDMIRVRRQ, encoded by the coding sequence ATGGAAGGAGAtcagttctttttcttcttgctgATGCAGCACAATAACTTGCATTTACGCCAGCTTGCCCTTGTACAAGAACTGATGaggagaagaagacgaagacccCCAGCATTTTGGGTGAGACCATGGCTGACTGCCCAAAGGAGACTGATGTACGGACACTTTCATTGTCTCATGAGAGAGCTAAGGATAGAAGACACCGCATCCTTCTTCAACTTCATGCGAATGGAGCCCCAGATGTTCGATGAGTTGGTTGACAGACTGTCTCCTAGGATCACTCTGCAGGATACCAACTGTAGAAAAGCCCTGGAGCCCGGCCTCAAGGTTGCTGTTACCCTGAGACACCTGGCCTCTGGTGACCGCTACCCCAGCCTCTCATACGCCTTCAGAGTTTCACGTCACACGATTGCCAAGTTTCTTCCACTGGTCTGTCAAGCGATAGTGGACGAATACAAGGATGAGGTCATAGCATGTCCAACCACCGCAGAGGAATGGCAAGCCATTGCTGATGAATTTGAGAGAAAATGGAACGTCCCTCACGCTGTCGGTGCCCTTGATGGGAAACATGTGGCTATTCGGAAGCCTCCCCAGTCTGGAAGCCTCTATTACAATTATAAAGGCTTCTTCTCCTTGGTGATGCTGGCCCTGGTCGACGCCGACTACAACTTCATTTGGGTTGACGTAGGAGCCATGGGACACATGTCAGATGCACAGATCTACAATGCTTCCGAAGTAAAAGAGTGCTTCGAGGATGGGACCATCAATTTGCCACCGCCTCAGCCAATGACCAACGATGATAGGCCTATTCCCTACTTCATGCTCGCCGACGACGCGTTCGCCTTGCGAACGTACCTCATGAAACCATACAGCAAACGTGGTATGACTGATGCAGAACTCATCACCAACTACAGAATATCCAGAGGCCGCAGAGTTGTGGAGAATGCATTTGGCATTTTGGCCAGCAGGTGGCAAGTTCTCCACACCACGTTACAACAACATCCAAAGGTGGCAACAAGTGTGGTGGAAGCTGCAGTGTGTCTTCACAACCTCATGAGGATGAGATACCCAAGACTTCAAAATGCTGAACTGGACATAGAGGATGCAGCCCACAACATCGTGCCTGGAGATTGGAGGAGACGTGCCCCAATGCATGGACTGTATCGGGTCCGTGGAGCAAACCAAGCTTCCACCGAGGCGAAAAGGCAACGGGAGTATCTGAGACTGTACTTCAACAGCCCTGCTGGAGCTGTCCCTTGGCAACAGGACATGATTCGCGTCAGGCGCCAGTAA